A genomic stretch from Oreochromis aureus strain Israel breed Guangdong linkage group 17, ZZ_aureus, whole genome shotgun sequence includes:
- the myo1f gene encoding unconventional myosin-If: MAKYHWQSQNVKQSGVDDMVLLSKITEDAIVDNLKKRYMDDYIFTYIGPVLISVNPFKQMPYFTDREIELYQGAAQYENPPHIYALTDNMYRNMMIDGENQCVIISGESGAGKTVAAKYIMGYISKVSGGGSKVQHVKEIILQSNPLLEAFGNAKTVRNNNSSRFGKYFEIQFSRGGEPDGGKISNFLLEKSRVVSQNENERNFHIYYQLIEGASAQQREALGIMTPDYYYYLNQSGTYKVDGTNDSKDFQETMEAMQVIGIPGDIQTQVLQIVAGILHLGNISFIEAGNYGQVESTDLLAFPAYLLGIDPNRLQDKLTSRKMDSKWGGKSESINVTLNQEQANYTRDALAKALYARLFDYLVESINKAIQKPHEEFSIGVLDIYGFEIFQRNGFEQFCINFVNEKLQQIFIELTLKAEQEEYVQEGIKWTPIEYFNNKIVCDLIENKLNPPGIMSVLDDVCATMHAKGEGADGTLLQKLQAAVGTHEHFNSWNSGFVIHHYAGKVSYDINGFCERNRDVLFPDLIELMQSSEFNFIRSLFPENLNTDKKARPTTAGSKIKKQANDLVNTLMKCTPHYIRCIKPNETKRPKDWEESRVRHQVEYLGLRENIRVRRAGFAYRRLFSKFLMRYAILTAETWPCWRGPEQQGVLHLLRSVNMDNDQYQMGRTKVFVKNPESLFLLEEMRERKFDTFARIIQKAWRKFIARKKYEQMREEASDILYNSKERRKNSINRNFVGDYLGLEQRPELRQFLAKRERVDFADSVNKFDRRFKSIKRDLILTPKGIYLIGREKVKKGPEKGQIKEVLKRKMEFGSISSVSLSTRQDDFFILHEAQYDSLLESNFKTEFLSLLSKRYEEVTKRKLTISFGDRLEFRVKKEGWGGGGTRIVVFQKGPGDLAQLKPGGKTLSVTIGDGLPKSSKPTRKSFPPSYGGGGGGGRNHVAPKSHQNGGAKFPRGPHNPQADITYSSPQKQGRPLQGGPPKLGSQRGPRPPAPNQYNQRNLDFLNVPDQGMSGKQRKRSITQRPPPAPKPQPRPQGPRCRALYQYVGQDTDEISFEVNDVFDLVKEDASGWWTGRIGGKEGLFPGNYVEKI; encoded by the exons ATG GCAAAGTACCACTGGCAGAGTCAAAATGTCAAGCAAAGCGGCGTGGACGACATGGTCCTCCTGTCCAAGATCACCGAAGACGCCATCGTGGACAACCTGAAGAAGAGATACATGGACGACTACATCTTT ACTTACATCGGCCCTGTGTTGATATCTGTTAACCCCTTCAAACAGATGCCCTATTTCACTGACAGAGAGATTGAACTCTATCAAGGAGCT GCCCAGTATGAGAATCCACCGCACATCTACGCCTTGACTGACAACATGTACAGAAACATGATGATTGACGGGGAGAATCAGTGTGTTATCATCAG CGGTGAGAGCGGTGCTGGGAAGACAGTGGCTGCCAAATACATCATGGGTTACATTTCCAAAGTATCTGGAGGAGGATCAAAAGTGCAG CATGTAAAGGAAATCATCCTGCAGTCAAATCCTCTGTTGGAAGCCTTTGGTAATGCCAAGACTGTTCGCAACAACAACTCTAGTCGCTTT GGGAAATACTTTGAGATCCAGTTCAGCAGAGGAGGGGAGCCAGATGGTGGAAAAATATCAAACTTTCTGCTCGAGAAGTCAAGAGTGGTCAGCCAGAACGAGAACGAGAGGAACTTCCACATTTACTATCAG TTGATAGAGGGAGCTAGCGCTCAGCAGAGAGAGGCCCTGGGCATCATGACTCCTGATTATTACTACTACCTCAACCAGTCCGGGACATACAAGGTGGATGGGACCAACGACAGCAAAGACTTCCAGGAAACTATG GAGGCCATGCAGGTGATTGGGATCCCAGGTGACATCCAGACTCAGGTGCTGCAGATCGTTGCGGGTATCCTCCACCTGGGAAACATTAGCTTCATAGAAGCTGGCAACTATGGGCAGGTGGAAAGCACAGACT TGCTCGCATTCCCCGCCTATCTGCTGGGCATCGACCCCAACCGTCTGCAGGACAAGCTGACCAGCCGGAAGATGGATTCAAAGTGGGGAGGGAAGTCCGAGTCCATTAACGTGACCCTGAACCAGGAGCAGGCCAACTACACACGAGACGCCCTGGCCAAAGCGCTGTATGCACGCCTCTTTGACTACCTGGTGGAG TCTATAAATAAAGCCATCCAGAAACCACATGAGGAATTCAGCATCGGAGTACTTGACATTTATGGCTTTGAGATATTCCAG AGAAACGGTTTTGAGCAGTTTTGCATCAACTTTGTCAACGAGAAACTGCAACAGATCTTCATCGAACTCACCCTGAAGGCTGAGCAG GAAGAATATGTTCAGGAGGGCATCAAGTGGACGCCCATCGAGTACTTCAACAACAAGATTGTGTGCGACCTTATTGAAAATAAACTG AACCCTCCGGGTATAATGAGCGTGCTGGATGATGTGTGTGCCACCATGCATGCCAAAGGAGAGGGTGCAGATGGCACTCTGCTGCAGAAACTGCAGGCTGCTGTGGGGACGCATGAACATTTCAACAGCTGGAACTCCGGCTTTGTTATACATCACTACGCCGGGAAG GTGTCGTATGATATCAACGGCTTCTGTGAAAGAAATCGGGACGTGCTCTTCCCCGACCTCATCGAGCTCATGCAGAGCAGTGAATT TAACTTCATCCGTAGCTTGTTCCCTGAAAACCTCAACACAGATAAAAAAGCAAGGCCGACCACGGCAGGTTCAAAGATCAAG AAACAAGCGAACGACCTGGTGAACACGCTGATGAAGTGCACGCCGCATTACATCCGCTGCATCAAACCCAATGAGACAAAGCGGCCGAAGGACTGGGAGGAGAGCAG GGTCAGGCATCAAGTAGAATACCTCGGACTGCGGGAAAACATCCGCGTACGAAGGGCTGGATTCGCTTATCGGAGACTCTTCAGTAAATTTCTGATGAG GTACGCCATTCTGACAGCCGAAACGTGGCCGTGCTGGAGAGGTCCAGAGCAGCAGGGGGTGCTTCACCTCCTCCGCTCCGTCAACATGGATAACGATCAGTACCAGATGGGACGCACCAAAGTCTTCGTGAAGAACCCTGAATCG CTGTTTCTGCTTGAGGAGATGAGAGAGAGGAAGTTTGACACTTTTGCCAGAATcattcaaaaagcctggagaaaaTTCATCGCTAGGAAGAAGTACGAACAGATGAGAGAAGAGG CCTCAGACATCCTGTACAACTCCAAAGAGCGGAGGAAGAACAGCATCAACAGGAACTTCGTTGGCGACTACCTCGGGCTGGAGCAGAGGCCTGAGCTGCGGCAGTTCCTCGCCAAGAGGGAGCGCGTCGACTTCGCTGATTCGGTTAACAAGTTTGATCGCAGGTTCAAG TCTATCAAGAGAGATTTGATCCTGACCCCGAAAGGCATCTATCTGATTGGCCGAGAGAAGGTGAAGAAAGGACCCGAGAAAGGACAGATAAAGGAAGTACTAAAGCGGAAGATGGAGTTTGGAAGCATCAGCAGTGTCTCTCTCAG TACGAGACAGGATGATTTCTTCATCCTCCACGAAGCCCAGTATGACAGTTTGCTGGAATCCAACTTTAAAACAGAGTTCCTCAGTTTGCTTTCCAAACGCTACGAGGAagtgacaaaaagaaaactgacaatCTCCTTCGGTGACAG ATTGGAGTTCAGAGTGAAGAAGGAGGGCTGGGGTGGAGGAGGCACCAGAATAGTAGTGTTCCAGAAAGGCCCTGGAGACCTGGCCCAGCTCAAACCTGGAGGGAAGACCCTGTCTGTCACAATAGGAGATGGTCTACCCAAATCCTCTA AGCCAACCAGGAAGTCATTTCCTCCGTCTTacggtggaggaggaggaggaggaagaaaccACGTAGCCCCCAAAT CGCATCAGAACGGCGGAGCCAAATTCCCCAGAGGTCCTCATAACCCACAAGCTGATATCACGTATTCCTCCCCGCAAAAGCAGGGCCGACCACTCCAGGGAGGCCCGCCCAAACTGGGATCCCAGAGAGGCCCCCGACCTCCAGCGCCAAACCAGTATAACCAACGAAACTTGGACTTCCTTAATGTGCCTGATCAGGGCATGTCAGG GAAGCAGAGGAAAAGAAGCATCACCCAGCgacctcctcctgctcctaaACCGCAGCCTCGACCTCAGGGTCCTCGCTGCCGGGCGTTATATCAGTATGTCGGCCAAGACACGGATGAGATCAGCTTCGAGGTCAATGATGTGTTCGATCTCGTCAAAGAAG ACGCGTCAGGCTGGTGGACGGGCAGAATCGGAGGAAAGGAAGGTCTCTTCCCGGGTAACTATGTGGAAAAGATTTGA
- the acer1 gene encoding alkaline ceramidase 1 encodes MAGVHSGERMAGVFSYESSEIDWCEDNYRHSEHVVESFNTMSSFIFFIISPIMLYLLHPYAKERSLAIHLVWVMMIFVGLFSAYFHMTLSFVGQMLDELSILWVLAVGYAVWFPRRLFPSFIKDRSTFSKLVLVITVISSVSSFVKPTANAYALNCFGLHLLYTLIIEMKCCTDQKALRLAKLSIALWVLAISCWLSDRFGCSFWQRINFCYLHGFWHILIVIAVAYGSTLIAYLDASYEIPYSLPGLQYWPCDKWAVGLPHIVLKGNPKTEKRC; translated from the exons ATGGCAG GTGTTCACTCTGGCGAGAGGATGGCGGGAGTTTTCTCCTATGAGAGTTCAGAAATCGACTGGTGCGAAGACAACTACAGACACTCTGAGCATGTGGTCGAGTCCTTCAACACG ATGAGCAGcttcattttcttcattatCTCTCCCATCATGCTCTACCTTCTGCACCCGTATGCCAAAGAGAGGAGCTTGGCGATCCACCTGGTGTGGGTCATGATGATTTTTGTAG GGCTGTTCTCGGCGTACTTTCACATGACTCTTAGTTTTGTCGGTCAGATGTTGGACGAGCTCTCGATCTTGTGGGTGTTGGCGGTCGGTTATGCCGTCTGGTTCCCTCGCAGACTCTTCCCTTCTTTTATAAAAGACAG ATCCACATTTTCAAAGCTCGTCCTGGTGATCACCGTCATCAGCTCGGTGTCGTCATTCGTCAAACCTACGGCCAATGCCTACGCGTTAAACTGCTTCGGCCTCCATCTGCTTTACACTCTGATTATTGAGATGAAATG CTGCACTGACCAGAAGGCTCTGCGACTCGCCAAGCTGTCGATCGCTCTGTGGGTGCTCGCCATCTCCTGCTGGCTCAGTGACCGCTTTGGCTGCAGCTTCTGGCAGAGGATCAACTTCTGCTACCTGCATGGGTTCTG GCACATTCTGATTGTGATAGCTGTAGCCTACGGAAGCACGCTGATAGCCTACCTGGATGCCAGCTACGAGATACCGTACTCGCTGCCTGGACTGCAGTACTGGCCCTGTGATAAATGGGCCGTTGGATTACCTCACATCGTCCTGAAAGGAAACCCCAAGACTGAGAAACGGTGCTGA